The following are encoded in a window of Pseudalgibacter alginicilyticus genomic DNA:
- the apaG gene encoding Co2+/Mg2+ efflux protein ApaG, with protein MVQQVTSGIKISVVTSYEGSFYKNYKIQYAFGYEVTIENQSKDSVQLNARHWIISDALNNEEIVSGEGVIGKKPVLKPGESYTYNSGCLLTSPFGAMQGHYSMVNFTTTKNFKVIIPSFKLSATFAIN; from the coding sequence ATGGTTCAACAAGTTACAAGCGGCATAAAAATATCAGTAGTTACTAGCTACGAAGGTTCGTTTTATAAAAATTATAAAATACAATATGCCTTTGGATACGAAGTTACTATTGAAAACCAAAGTAAAGATTCCGTTCAGCTGAATGCTCGTCATTGGATTATTTCTGATGCACTAAACAATGAAGAAATTGTTTCTGGAGAAGGAGTTATTGGAAAAAAACCTGTTTTAAAACCTGGTGAATCTTACACATACAATTCTGGCTGTTTATTAACGTCTCCTTTTGGCGCTATGCAAGGACACTACAGCATGGTAAATTTTACCACCACCAAAAATTTTAAGGTCATCATCCCTTCCTTCAAGCTAAGTGCAACCTTTGCAATAAACTAA
- the argE gene encoding acetylornithine deacetylase, whose product MNVEQILEKLIAFPVLGGESNLEIIHWIKSYIEKHGIKPTLVPNKTNTKASLHCRIGPEIDGGTILSGHTDVVPVKGQNWDTDPFKLTDKGDGKLYGRGTCDMKGFLACCLAALPAMTKTNLKTPIYLAFSYDEEIGCLAAPELIKHIQSTYSEKPKYAIIGEPSMLQPIIGQKSMHILDITVNGSAGHSSRIKQEVSAVHEAAKLVLWAEQKMTDLIASGNIDNRFNPPHSSLHIGKISGGIAANIIADKATLSMDIRTIPQDNSFNIFQDFITHCKNRENALRTIYPDFEIKIKENHPIVPALNTNTHTEIVSLIAKLTGSQKWSTVSYASEAGQFAQAGFQSIICGPGSIKQAHRANEFITKKQLQKGVAMIQSLINHSKISN is encoded by the coding sequence ATGAATGTTGAGCAGATTTTAGAAAAACTCATAGCATTCCCTGTTTTGGGAGGTGAAAGCAATTTAGAAATTATTCACTGGATAAAAAGTTATATAGAAAAACACGGTATCAAGCCCACCTTAGTTCCTAACAAAACAAACACTAAAGCCTCATTACATTGTAGAATTGGCCCAGAAATTGACGGTGGCACAATACTTTCTGGACATACAGATGTAGTACCGGTGAAGGGACAGAATTGGGATACCGATCCTTTTAAACTTACTGATAAGGGAGATGGCAAGTTATATGGCCGTGGCACTTGTGATATGAAAGGCTTTTTAGCCTGTTGTTTGGCTGCTCTACCAGCTATGACAAAAACAAACCTTAAAACACCTATTTATTTAGCTTTTTCGTATGATGAAGAGATTGGCTGTTTAGCTGCTCCTGAATTAATAAAACATATTCAAAGCACGTATTCAGAAAAACCAAAATACGCCATTATAGGTGAACCATCCATGTTACAACCCATAATTGGTCAAAAAAGCATGCATATTTTAGACATTACAGTAAATGGATCTGCAGGTCATAGCAGCCGTATAAAACAAGAAGTAAGTGCCGTACATGAAGCTGCAAAATTAGTTTTATGGGCGGAACAAAAAATGACAGATTTGATTGCATCTGGAAATATTGACAACAGATTTAATCCACCACATTCCTCATTACATATTGGTAAGATAAGCGGTGGTATTGCTGCAAATATTATTGCAGACAAAGCAACACTTTCAATGGACATCAGAACAATTCCTCAGGACAATAGTTTTAATATATTTCAAGATTTTATTACCCATTGTAAAAATAGAGAAAATGCATTACGTACCATTTACCCAGATTTTGAAATTAAAATTAAAGAAAATCACCCCATTGTACCAGCGCTAAACACAAATACACACACTGAAATTGTATCACTCATAGCTAAACTCACAGGTAGCCAAAAATGGAGTACTGTTTCCTATGCTTCTGAAGCTGGACAATTTGCACAAGCAGGATTCCAAAGCATTATTTGTGGTCCAGGCTCTATAAAACAAGCACACCGTGCCAATGAATTTATTACCAAAAAACAATTGCAAAAAGGAGTAGCAATGATTCAATCTCTAATTAATCATTCTAAAATTTCTAATTAA
- a CDS encoding LETM1-related biofilm-associated protein gives MNPSANGWIKKLLQDLKKNHHFLSFNGEVFYNALRTCGFIYGSNALPVAEVFKKEDLSEEEICKVNLCIAFLYTHNYSKTDTPFVNSVIDFYSEINELKTSFFGGLIGSKKSDELLEKIIHKRTQIDPNILTKNFNYFITNALLFVDILAYQYYLKNNSISEIYIKNLEASILAISVSVLDSKENKSTYDQSLIKLFESSLRYQNHTNVNYDDAIKNINTLQEKYYILDLACMATWSDCIIDSNEQRFLIKLGNDLQLKPLRVHNSIETINKFYTTHKDNIVLLSSKNMVKSFYNNSSKMVMKLITRNSKRLYQELKDSKELMVLLTYSTRRDLTPEESKKVQDQLLDIFKSIPSLAIFLLPGGALLLPLVIKFIPKLLPSAFDDNRVEE, from the coding sequence ATGAATCCATCGGCGAATGGCTGGATAAAAAAATTACTTCAGGATCTTAAAAAGAACCATCACTTTTTAAGTTTTAACGGCGAAGTATTTTACAACGCCTTAAGAACTTGCGGATTTATTTATGGCAGCAACGCCCTTCCTGTTGCTGAAGTCTTCAAAAAAGAAGACCTTAGTGAAGAAGAAATCTGCAAAGTTAATTTATGTATTGCATTTCTATACACCCATAATTACTCCAAAACTGATACGCCTTTTGTAAATAGCGTGATCGATTTTTATTCTGAAATTAATGAATTAAAAACGTCTTTTTTTGGCGGCCTAATTGGAAGCAAAAAATCTGATGAATTACTTGAAAAAATCATACACAAACGTACTCAAATAGACCCCAATATTCTAACAAAAAATTTTAATTATTTTATCACTAATGCCCTGTTGTTTGTAGATATATTGGCTTACCAATATTATTTAAAAAACAATAGCATTTCAGAAATTTATATAAAAAACCTGGAAGCATCTATTCTTGCTATTTCTGTTAGTGTTTTAGATTCAAAAGAAAATAAAAGCACCTACGACCAAAGCTTAATTAAGCTATTTGAATCATCTTTACGATATCAAAACCACACAAATGTTAATTATGATGACGCCATAAAAAACATAAATACGCTTCAAGAAAAATATTATATTTTAGATTTAGCGTGCATGGCAACATGGAGTGATTGCATTATAGATTCAAACGAACAACGCTTTTTAATAAAATTAGGGAATGACCTACAATTAAAACCTCTTAGAGTCCATAATTCTATAGAAACCATTAATAAATTTTACACTACTCATAAAGACAATATTGTACTACTTAGTTCAAAAAACATGGTTAAGAGTTTTTACAACAACTCTAGCAAAATGGTTATGAAACTAATAACAAGAAATAGTAAGCGACTATATCAAGAATTAAAAGACAGTAAAGAGCTAATGGTACTACTTACCTATTCCACTAGACGAGATTTAACCCCCGAAGAATCTAAAAAAGTACAAGACCAATTGTTAGATATTTTTAAATCCATACCAAGTCTTGCTATCTTTTTATTACCTGGTGGTGCTTTACTTTTACCGTTAGTTATAAAATTTATCCCCAAATTATTACCTTCTGCTTTTGATGACAATCGTGTGGAAGAATAG
- a CDS encoding CotH kinase family protein yields MKYQDENEITDWENIYQFINFVINSSDIDFTNNIWEQFNLDNYSGYFLFLNLIRATENTGKEF; encoded by the coding sequence ATGAAATACCAAGATGAAAATGAAATAACAGACTGGGAAAACATATATCAATTTATAAATTTTGTAATAAATTCATCAGACATAGATTTTACTAATAACATATGGGAGCAATTTAATCTTGATAATTATTCTGGCTATTTTTTATTTCTCAATCTAATTAGAGCAACCGAAAATACAGGTAAAGAGTTTTGA
- a CDS encoding UDP-N-acetylmuramate--L-alanine ligase, producing the protein MNVHFIAIGGAAMHNLALALHNKGYQVTGSDDEIFEPSKSRLDAKGLLPEAFGWFPEKINSSLDAIVLGMHAKADNLELLKAQELGLKIYSYPEFLYEQSKHKTRVVIGGSHGKTTITSMILHVLHYHDRDVDYMVGAQLEGFDVMVKLTEHNDFMVLEGDEYLSSPIDRRPKFHLYKPNIALLSGIAWDHINVFPTYENYVKQFSIFVDSIVSGGSINYNEEDAEVKRVVEASQNTIRKIAYHTPEYTVDNGQTLLDTPVGALPIEVFGKHNLNNLAGAKWICQHMGIDEDDFYEAIATFKGASKRLEKIAESKNSVAYKDFAHSPSKVEATTNAVKEQYENRTLIACLELHTYSSLNAEFLKEYKGALDAADVAVVFYSPHAVEIKKLEKVSHEQIANAFERDDLIIYTNPDDFKNFLFSQNFDDKALLLMSSGNYGGLDLDAVRGVIG; encoded by the coding sequence ATGAACGTACATTTTATAGCCATTGGCGGTGCAGCTATGCACAATTTGGCCTTAGCATTACACAATAAAGGATATCAAGTAACAGGAAGTGACGATGAAATTTTTGAACCTTCAAAATCAAGGTTGGATGCCAAAGGTTTGTTACCAGAAGCATTTGGTTGGTTTCCTGAAAAAATTAATTCAAGTTTAGATGCCATTGTGTTGGGAATGCACGCCAAAGCTGATAATTTGGAATTGCTAAAAGCTCAAGAGTTGGGACTTAAAATATATAGTTATCCAGAATTTTTGTATGAGCAATCCAAACATAAAACTCGAGTGGTAATTGGGGGAAGTCATGGAAAAACTACAATAACATCTATGATTTTACACGTATTGCATTATCATGACAGAGATGTGGATTATATGGTGGGGGCTCAGTTAGAAGGGTTTGATGTGATGGTGAAATTAACCGAGCACAATGATTTTATGGTTTTAGAAGGTGATGAGTATTTAAGCTCTCCAATAGACAGACGTCCAAAATTTCATTTATACAAGCCTAATATTGCCTTGTTAAGCGGTATTGCATGGGATCATATTAATGTATTTCCTACTTATGAAAACTATGTAAAGCAGTTCAGTATTTTTGTGGATTCTATTGTAAGTGGCGGAAGTATCAATTATAATGAGGAGGATGCCGAAGTAAAACGTGTCGTGGAAGCCAGCCAAAATACCATTCGGAAAATTGCATATCATACTCCTGAATATACTGTTGATAACGGACAAACTTTATTGGATACTCCTGTGGGGGCGTTACCAATTGAAGTGTTTGGAAAGCACAATTTAAACAATTTGGCCGGAGCTAAATGGATTTGTCAACACATGGGGATTGATGAGGATGATTTTTATGAAGCCATTGCGACCTTTAAAGGGGCTAGCAAACGTCTTGAAAAAATAGCAGAAAGTAAAAACAGTGTGGCTTATAAGGACTTTGCACATTCGCCAAGTAAAGTAGAGGCTACTACAAATGCTGTTAAAGAACAATATGAAAACCGTACTTTGATAGCTTGTTTGGAGTTACATACTTATAGCAGTTTAAATGCCGAATTTTTAAAAGAATATAAAGGGGCGCTTGATGCTGCCGATGTTGCTGTGGTATTTTATTCACCACATGCTGTAGAGATAAAAAAATTGGAGAAGGTTTCCCACGAACAAATTGCAAATGCTTTTGAGCGTGATGATTTAATTATTTATACCAATCCAGACGATTTTAAAAACTTTTTATTCTCACAAAATTTTGATGATAAAGCACTGCTGTTAATGAGTTCAGGTAATTATGGAGGCTTGGATTTAGATGCTGTTAGGGGAGTGATTGGTTAG
- a CDS encoding tetratricopeptide repeat protein, producing the protein MNKFLLLFLLSVSVFGQAELANIEQFFEEKQFKKAQILLTDYSRLHPNNLKAVELLGDAYGYQEKWDEAIELYQKLVKSDPNNANYHYKYGGVLGMKALQNKLKAIGFIGDVKAAFLRAAELDPNHIDTRWALVELYMQLPGIIGGSKSKSLEFAQELEKLSKVDGYLAKGYIYEYDDQPGLAEKYYKMAIKVGGSLTCFDKLTKFYEGENQPQKAINTIEDAQRKHDRNALHYQIGKVAAEYNIELQKGEQCLHIYLKNYSPADGVPKAWAHFRLSQIYMHKKNKNEALKHINLALAELPEINDFNEEKEKIMRLQ; encoded by the coding sequence ATGAATAAATTTTTGCTTCTATTTTTACTTTCTGTATCTGTATTTGGTCAAGCTGAATTGGCTAATATAGAGCAGTTCTTTGAAGAAAAACAATTTAAAAAAGCTCAGATTTTGCTAACTGATTATTCAAGGTTGCATCCAAATAATTTAAAGGCTGTGGAATTATTAGGAGATGCTTATGGCTATCAAGAGAAATGGGATGAAGCTATTGAGTTGTATCAAAAATTAGTAAAATCAGATCCAAACAATGCCAATTACCATTATAAATATGGTGGGGTCTTGGGTATGAAAGCACTTCAAAATAAGTTAAAAGCTATTGGGTTTATAGGTGACGTGAAAGCTGCTTTTTTAAGAGCAGCAGAATTAGACCCTAATCATATTGATACACGCTGGGCTTTAGTGGAATTGTATATGCAATTACCTGGTATTATTGGTGGAAGCAAAAGTAAATCCTTAGAGTTTGCTCAGGAATTAGAAAAACTTTCAAAAGTAGATGGGTATTTAGCAAAGGGCTATATTTATGAGTATGATGACCAACCAGGATTGGCAGAGAAATATTACAAAATGGCCATAAAGGTAGGTGGTTCATTAACATGTTTTGATAAATTGACTAAGTTTTATGAAGGCGAAAATCAGCCTCAAAAAGCTATTAATACCATTGAAGATGCTCAAAGAAAACATGACAGAAATGCGTTGCACTATCAAATAGGAAAAGTGGCTGCAGAGTACAATATTGAATTGCAAAAGGGGGAGCAATGTTTACATATCTATCTTAAAAATTATTCGCCTGCTGATGGAGTACCAAAAGCATGGGCACACTTTAGGTTGTCTCAAATATATATGCATAAAAAAAACAAAAATGAAGCCCTAAAACATATTAATTTAGCGCTTGCTGAACTTCCAGAAATCAATGATTTTAATGAAGAAAAAGAAAAAATTATGAGACTTCAATGA